CTTCATTCAGGAAAAGCACCTGCGTGCCCTGCCGCAGCCGCTGACCAGCCAGGGCCAATTCGTTCTCGCCCGCGACCACGGCCTGCTCTGGCTGTTGCAGCAGCCGATCCGCCAGGACTATCGCATCAGCGCGCTAGGCATCGCACGACGCAGCGAGCAGGGCTGGCAAGCGCTCGACCCGCAAGGCAGTTCGGCCCGGCAGAACCAGCTGTTCCTCGCCGTGCTGAGCGGCGACACCCAAGCCCTGCAGCGCGACTTCGACCTGCAGCTGAACGGCGACCCCGACGCGTGGCGTCTGCAGCTGACCCCTCGCGGCGCACTGCTCCGTCAGGTCTTCGAGACCATCGAGATCGAAGGCAGCGACACGGTTACGCGGATCGAACTGCGCGAGGTGCAGGGCGACCGCACCGTGCTGCGCCTGCTCGATAGCCGGCTCGACGACACCCTCACGGCCCGCGAGCAACGCGATCTTGCCGACTGAGCGCATGCAGCCTCGCCGCTGGCCGGCCGCGCTGTTCTGCGTGGCGCTGTTCGGCCTGCTGGCGCTGAGCGCCTGGCAATGGCGCGACGGCCCGCCGCTGAGCGCCAACCTGCTGCAATTGCTGCCCAGCGACAGCCATGACGCGCTCGAGCAGCTGGCAACCGAACGCATGCAGGAACCCCTCAGGCGCGATCTGATGCTGCTCGTCCGCCACGCCGACGAGCGACAGGCCCGGCGCTTGGCCGCACGCCTTACCACCGAACTGCGCGGCAGCGGCCTGTTCGCCCAGGTGCGCGACACGCTGCAGGCCGATCTGCCGGCCGTCGCGCGCCAGCTGCGCGAGCAGTCCCTCGGCCTGCTCGCGAATGCCGATCGCCAGCAGCTTGTCGAGCATCCCGAGTCGTTCATCCAGCAGCGCATCGAGCGCCTCTACGACCCCTTCGCCGCCAGCCCGCTGCCGCTCGAGCAGGACTGGTTCGGCCTCGCCGGCCTGACCCTGCAACGGTTGCCGCAGCTGGGCAACGTTCGCGCCGAGAGCGACGGTAGCCTGGTCGCCGAACATGCCGGTCAGCGCTGGCTGGTGATACACGCGCGTGCGCAGGGCGATGCCTTCGACGAGGGTATGCCACCACAGGTGGCAGCCCTCGTCGAACGGGCCCGAGGCGATATCGAAGCAGCGGGGGGCGAGCTGCTGAGTGCCGGCGGTGTGCTGCATGCCGCCCATGGCCAACGCACGGCCCGCGCCGAAGCAAGCCTGATCGGCAGCCTGTCGCTGGGTACCACCCTGCTGCTGTTGCTCTGGCTGTTCCGCACGCCACGCATCCTGCTCGCCGCCGTGCCGGTGCTGGTCGGCGCGCTGGCGGGGACCGCCGCCTGCGTCGCATTGTTCGGCCAGATGCACGTGCTGACCTTGGTGCTCGGCGCCAGCCTGATCGGCGTCAGCCTGGATTTCCCGCTGCACTTCCTGTCCAAGAGCTGGACGCTGCAACCCTGGCACAGCCGGCGCGCGCTGCATCTGATCCTGCCGGGACTGGCACTGGCCCTGTTCACCAACCTCATCGGCTATCTGGCGCTGGCCTTCACGCCCTTCCCGGCATTGACCCAGGTGGCGGTGTTCTCTGCGGTCGGCTTGCTCGGCGCCTTTCTCTGCACCACCTGCCTGTTGCCTGTGCTGTTCGGCGGCGACCTGACCCCGTGGCCGCGCCCGCTGGGCTGGGCGCAGCGCTGGCTGCAGCTGCGCCAGGCGTTGTTGGCGCGCATCGCCACGCCCTGGCTGCTGGCTGGCCTCGGGCTGTTTTGCCTTGGCGGCGTGCTGCAACTGTCGTTCAAGGACGATCTGCGCCAGTGGGTCAGCAACGCACCCGAATTGCAGCGACAGGCCGAGCGCATCGCTGCGATCACCGGCTTCCAGCCCACCAGCCAGTACTTCCTGGTGCGAGGGGACAATGCCGACACCCTGCTCGAGCGTCAGGCGGAGCTCAGCCGTCGCCTGGACGCTCTGCAGACCGAGCAGCGGCTGGGTGGTTACCTCGCCTTGAGCCAGTTGCTTGCACCGGCATCCGAGCAGGCGCAGCTGCGCGCCGCTCTGCCGCAACTGCTCACCGCCAGCCAGCCGCTGACGGCGCTTGGCGTCGACGTCGACACCCTGCGGGCCGAGATCGAGCGTCTGCAGACGCAACCGCCAGTGACCATCGAGGCGGCGCTGGCCGGTCCGCTCGGCGAAGCCTGGCGGGCGCTCTGGCTCGGCAAAACGCGTGATGGCGTGG
This DNA window, taken from Pseudomonas sp. FeN3W, encodes the following:
- a CDS encoding outer membrane lipoprotein carrier protein LolA, giving the protein MTPTVKKWLTTIALLMAANLATAQTFDLPQLAEQLSGPAVVRGDFIQEKHLRALPQPLTSQGQFVLARDHGLLWLLQQPIRQDYRISALGIARRSEQGWQALDPQGSSARQNQLFLAVLSGDTQALQRDFDLQLNGDPDAWRLQLTPRGALLRQVFETIEIEGSDTVTRIELREVQGDRTVLRLLDSRLDDTLTAREQRDLAD
- a CDS encoding MMPL family transporter encodes the protein MQPRRWPAALFCVALFGLLALSAWQWRDGPPLSANLLQLLPSDSHDALEQLATERMQEPLRRDLMLLVRHADERQARRLAARLTTELRGSGLFAQVRDTLQADLPAVARQLREQSLGLLANADRQQLVEHPESFIQQRIERLYDPFAASPLPLEQDWFGLAGLTLQRLPQLGNVRAESDGSLVAEHAGQRWLVIHARAQGDAFDEGMPPQVAALVERARGDIEAAGGELLSAGGVLHAAHGQRTARAEASLIGSLSLGTTLLLLLWLFRTPRILLAAVPVLVGALAGTAACVALFGQMHVLTLVLGASLIGVSLDFPLHFLSKSWTLQPWHSRRALHLILPGLALALFTNLIGYLALAFTPFPALTQVAVFSAVGLLGAFLCTTCLLPVLFGGDLTPWPRPLGWAQRWLQLRQALLARIATPWLLAGLGLFCLGGVLQLSFKDDLRQWVSNAPELQRQAERIAAITGFQPTSQYFLVRGDNADTLLERQAELSRRLDALQTEQRLGGYLALSQLLAPASEQAQLRAALPQLLTASQPLTALGVDVDTLRAEIERLQTQPPVTIEAALAGPLGEAWRALWLGKTRDGVAGLISLQGLRDSIALAAIANDVPGTTLVDQPARLNQLFAATKLQAAELKVLASLLIFVLLCLPFGAAGALRCIAVPLLAALASLASLGWLGQPLTLFGLFGLLLITAIGVDYAILMRERVGGVAASLVGTLLAVTTTWLSFGLLAVSSTPAVSNFGLTVSLGLAFSFFLAPWATIEQAPPPHAGRPYGAA